In Thalassospira sp. ER-Se-21-Dark, one genomic interval encodes:
- a CDS encoding polysaccharide pyruvyl transferase family protein, which produces MARVLVMIPSGEVYDHDCVRWYNYQDVQKSINHYHNIGDAFVFDSSLKLMNYDKLGVLPIADPKMEDIDRLREEYDYVFLRGSNYIHSDMDWRNTIDVLKRLKLPVLGFGIGAQAPVKGKIELSEQTKTVLRMMADSTTSIGVRGAYTAQVLWDLGITNVRIVGCPTAFRQNNPDMRIKLPSLDSVKNVGITLRREVSPAYAQDIKRYLTFHRDLVKHLADRFDDMTLMAQGEPEEKKLVFGSNAQREEAMQALKNNDWVKNWYLDDTMERLYREKLFYSDVVSDYEDLVRTKDCVLGYRLHGNLMALSNGVPSIYFTYDSRTVEFAETYQIPSYDVFSEKEFVLEDYWNQDLFDKFNRAWFQTYREMAQFLTENNIDHKMVDVMKADTQPQRKVA; this is translated from the coding sequence ATGGCGCGCGTTCTCGTAATGATCCCGTCCGGCGAAGTCTACGACCACGACTGCGTCCGATGGTACAACTATCAGGATGTTCAAAAGAGCATCAATCACTACCACAATATCGGGGATGCCTTTGTCTTCGATTCATCGCTCAAACTGATGAATTACGACAAGCTTGGTGTCTTGCCGATTGCCGATCCCAAGATGGAAGACATCGACCGCCTTCGCGAGGAATATGACTATGTCTTCCTGCGCGGCTCGAACTACATCCATTCCGATATGGACTGGCGCAATACCATCGACGTTCTCAAACGTTTGAAACTGCCTGTTCTGGGTTTTGGCATCGGTGCGCAGGCCCCGGTCAAAGGCAAGATCGAACTGTCTGAACAGACCAAAACGGTTCTGCGGATGATGGCCGATTCCACCACCTCCATCGGGGTGCGCGGGGCCTATACCGCACAGGTTCTTTGGGATCTTGGCATTACCAATGTCCGCATTGTCGGCTGCCCGACCGCGTTTAGGCAAAACAATCCCGACATGCGCATCAAGCTGCCATCGCTTGATAGCGTGAAGAATGTCGGCATTACGCTGCGCCGTGAAGTTTCACCGGCCTACGCCCAGGACATCAAACGGTATCTGACGTTCCATCGTGATCTGGTCAAACATCTCGCAGACCGGTTCGATGACATGACCCTGATGGCCCAGGGCGAACCCGAAGAGAAAAAGCTCGTCTTTGGCAGCAACGCCCAGCGCGAAGAAGCCATGCAGGCGCTCAAAAACAACGACTGGGTCAAGAACTGGTATCTCGATGACACGATGGAACGCCTCTATCGCGAGAAGCTGTTCTATTCCGATGTCGTATCCGATTACGAAGATCTGGTCCGGACCAAGGATTGCGTGCTGGGCTATCGCCTGCACGGCAATCTTATGGCGCTGTCCAATGGTGTTCCGTCGATTTACTTCACCTATGACAGCCGTACGGTCGAATTCGCCGAAACCTATCAGATCCCGTCCTATGACGTGTTCTCGGAAAAGGAATTCGTGCTTGAGGATTACTGGAATCAGGATCTGTTCGACAAGTTCAACCGCGCCTGGTTCCAGACCTATCGCGAAATGGCGCAGTTCCTGACCGAAAACAACATCGATCACAAAATGGTCGATGTCATGAAAGCTGATACGCAGCCTCAGCGAAAGGTCGCGTGA
- the galE gene encoding UDP-glucose 4-epimerase GalE — protein sequence MTVLVTGGAGYIGSHAALALLDGGRDVVVLDNLSQGHRWAVPTGAAFVEGDCGDEDLVRRVIAEHDVTAIMHFAGSIIVPDSVIYPLEYYRNNTVNSRALLQVAVDNGVKHFIFSSTAGVYGEPKATPINEDFALKPISPYGTSKMMTEKMLADAAIAHDLRYVALRYFNVAGADPKGRSGQTSRKATHLIKIASQAATGTRPQMAIYGEDYETPDGTCIRDYIHVSDLANAHVLALEYLERGGESDVMNCGYGRGFSVREVIGAVKKVSGVDFEVELADRRPGDPAALIAAADRIRQKLGWTPVHDDLDDIVRHALDWEQSLKSREVSAA from the coding sequence ATGACTGTACTTGTAACAGGTGGCGCAGGGTATATCGGCAGTCACGCGGCACTTGCACTTCTCGATGGCGGGCGCGATGTCGTCGTGCTGGACAATCTAAGTCAGGGGCATCGCTGGGCAGTGCCAACCGGGGCGGCCTTCGTTGAAGGTGATTGTGGCGACGAAGATCTGGTGCGTCGTGTCATCGCCGAACATGATGTGACGGCCATCATGCATTTTGCCGGGTCGATCATTGTACCGGACTCGGTCATCTATCCGCTGGAATATTACCGCAACAACACGGTCAATTCGCGTGCGCTTTTGCAAGTTGCTGTGGATAACGGCGTAAAGCATTTCATCTTTTCCTCGACTGCGGGGGTTTATGGCGAACCAAAAGCCACCCCGATTAACGAGGACTTTGCCCTTAAGCCGATCTCGCCCTATGGCACATCAAAAATGATGACCGAAAAGATGTTGGCCGATGCCGCCATTGCGCATGATTTGCGCTATGTCGCGCTGCGTTACTTCAATGTTGCCGGTGCTGATCCCAAAGGCCGTTCCGGCCAGACATCGCGCAAGGCAACCCATCTGATCAAGATCGCAAGCCAGGCGGCAACCGGTACGCGTCCGCAAATGGCCATTTACGGCGAAGATTACGAAACCCCCGATGGCACCTGCATTCGCGATTACATCCATGTGTCCGACCTCGCCAATGCCCATGTTCTGGCCCTTGAATATCTTGAACGCGGCGGCGAAAGCGACGTGATGAATTGCGGTTATGGGCGCGGTTTCTCGGTGCGCGAAGTGATCGGTGCAGTCAAAAAGGTGTCTGGCGTTGATTTCGAAGTCGAACTTGCCGACCGTCGCCCCGGTGATCCGGCAGCCCTGATTGCGGCGGCCGATCGTATTCGCCAAAAACTCGGCTGGACGCCGGTTCATGATGATCTCGATGACATCGTGCGCCATGCCCTTGATTGGGAACAAAGCCTTAAATCCCGCGAGGTCAGTGCGGCTTAA